The following proteins are encoded in a genomic region of Tuberibacillus sp. Marseille-P3662:
- a CDS encoding LCP family glycopolymer transferase, whose amino-acid sequence MKKFWIILGSIIGVLVIGTSVYAYNVYSSVKDTAQKMHEPVDQSEEKQPKKSLQENNKDQEANTISILLMGVDERKNDKGRSDALMVMTLNPKKETMQMVSIPRDTRTKIVGHGTVDKINHAYAFGGTKMSMDTVENFLNINLDYYIKMNMEGLVDLVDAVGGITLYNDDSWHDPGYYKKGYFYHEGDLNLNGDQAIGYVRMRYLEGGDFTRNEHQREVIQAVIKKAASFSSFTHYKDILSAISNNVKTNLTFDDMKYIAMNDKKAKNNIKTYEVKGNGKMIDGTYYLSVSDAEVEKVHGMIEEQLSNSE is encoded by the coding sequence ATGAAGAAATTTTGGATTATATTAGGTAGTATAATAGGGGTTCTGGTGATAGGGACGAGCGTCTATGCGTATAACGTCTATAGTTCTGTGAAAGACACGGCGCAGAAAATGCATGAGCCGGTCGATCAATCTGAGGAAAAGCAACCAAAGAAATCTTTACAAGAGAATAACAAGGATCAAGAGGCGAACACGATCTCGATTTTATTAATGGGCGTCGATGAACGGAAGAACGACAAGGGTCGCTCAGATGCCTTGATGGTGATGACACTGAATCCAAAGAAGGAAACCATGCAGATGGTCAGTATCCCCCGAGATACAAGGACGAAGATTGTTGGCCATGGAACCGTTGATAAGATCAACCATGCTTATGCCTTTGGCGGAACCAAAATGTCGATGGACACAGTTGAGAACTTTTTAAATATTAATCTTGACTATTATATTAAGATGAATATGGAAGGGTTAGTCGACCTCGTCGATGCGGTTGGTGGGATTACGCTATATAATGACGACAGCTGGCACGATCCTGGCTATTATAAGAAGGGCTACTTTTATCACGAAGGTGATTTGAACCTTAATGGTGACCAAGCTATCGGTTATGTCCGCATGCGCTATCTCGAAGGCGGCGACTTCACGCGAAATGAACACCAGCGCGAAGTCATTCAAGCCGTGATTAAAAAGGCCGCCAGTTTCTCATCCTTCACTCACTACAAAGACATCCTGTCAGCTATCAGTAATAATGTCAAAACTAACCTAACCTTTGACGACATGAAATATATTGCGATGAATGATAAAAAGGCGAAGAACAATATCAAGACGTATGAAGTTAAAGGCAATGGGAAGATGATAGACGGAACCTATTACTTGTCTGTGAGTGATGCTGAGGTGGAGAAAGTGCATGGGATGATTGAGGAACAGTTGAGTAATAGTGAATGA
- a CDS encoding LCP family glycopolymer transferase, which yields MVTRQEKHKPKKKKWLWLVLLVVFLLVGGGGAYAYSIYSDVKSTVDEQLHEPVSGIDNKLTKKKVDKKDPINILLLGVDERKNDTGRSDTMIVMTLDPDDNRMQMVSIPRDTRTELVGEGPHGGEQDKINHAYAFGGSEMSVDTVENFLDISLDYYVKMNMEGLDQLVDAVGGITVTNDLAFTQNGHQFGTGELDLNGDQALAYARMRKQDPDGDFGRNERQRQVIKGIINQGAHLNVVNKIDDVMDVLGKNMTTNMQFEDMRHLATDYRSARKNMKTYEVSGQGTRINGIYYLQVPNQEVQKVHKMIKKYSS from the coding sequence ATGGTTACAAGACAAGAAAAACATAAGCCCAAAAAGAAAAAATGGCTCTGGTTAGTTTTATTAGTTGTTTTTCTCCTCGTCGGTGGAGGGGGAGCCTATGCTTATTCGATCTATAGTGATGTGAAGAGCACGGTAGATGAACAGTTGCATGAGCCGGTCTCAGGGATTGATAATAAGCTCACGAAGAAAAAGGTAGACAAGAAGGATCCTATTAATATCTTATTATTAGGTGTTGATGAACGGAAGAATGATACGGGCCGTTCGGATACGATGATTGTAATGACTTTGGATCCGGATGATAATCGCATGCAAATGGTGAGCATTCCTCGCGATACGCGGACAGAACTCGTGGGCGAAGGTCCGCATGGTGGCGAACAGGATAAGATTAACCACGCTTATGCCTTCGGTGGCAGTGAGATGTCCGTGGATACAGTGGAGAACTTTCTCGACATCAGCTTAGATTATTATGTCAAAATGAACATGGAAGGGCTAGATCAATTAGTTGATGCTGTCGGCGGCATAACAGTGACAAATGACCTTGCCTTTACTCAAAATGGCCATCAATTCGGCACGGGTGAGCTTGACTTGAATGGCGATCAGGCATTAGCTTATGCCCGCATGAGAAAGCAGGATCCCGACGGTGACTTTGGTCGGAATGAACGTCAAAGACAGGTTATTAAAGGCATCATTAATCAAGGCGCTCATCTAAATGTGGTGAACAAAATTGACGATGTTATGGATGTCCTTGGCAAGAACATGACTACCAATATGCAGTTTGAGGATATGCGCCATCTGGCTACGGATTATCGCAGCGCCCGGAAAAATATGAAGACTTACGAAGTATCTGGACAAGGAACTCGTATTAACGGAATTTATTATCTTCAGGTGCCCAATCAAGAGGTCCAAAAGGTTCATAAGATGATTAAGAAGTATAGTTCTTGA
- a CDS encoding VanZ family protein produces the protein MMFIWFQSSHAIPQQLLDIHLFAFNISLAQTAMASTNGAADPNMDINFGLVLEAAHLMEFAILYALLIIASSTLGPLTFRKEFVAIMIAILYAFMDEIHQSFVPGRSISSVNLIKDYIGIFVAWLLIRQKFTHRKNQNRNRKMGKNLS, from the coding sequence ATGATGTTCATCTGGTTCCAATCAAGCCACGCTATCCCTCAACAACTATTAGACATTCATTTATTCGCATTTAATATTAGCCTAGCTCAGACCGCCATGGCGAGCACTAATGGGGCAGCTGATCCAAATATGGACATCAACTTTGGTTTGGTTCTGGAGGCTGCTCATCTCATGGAATTCGCGATACTCTATGCATTATTAATCATTGCTAGCTCTACATTGGGACCCTTAACTTTCAGAAAGGAATTCGTCGCCATAATGATTGCTATCTTATATGCCTTTATGGATGAAATCCACCAAAGCTTTGTCCCCGGTCGGTCGATATCCTCTGTGAATTTAATTAAAGATTACATCGGCATATTTGTTGCGTGGCTCTTGATTCGCCAAAAATTCACTCATAGAAAAAATCAAAATCGAAATCGAAAAATGGGTAAGAATCTCAGTTAG
- a CDS encoding winged helix-turn-helix domain-containing protein, giving the protein MSDIRIKASQIKEIFFPSSFPGNKAKLKRFYEYYKHLEGYPVIEKIRGNTYRLITYYENYLFYKANYPNTFFECQLKSFNNDIERYLEVLKQLFDGKATSSFADRYDIIQRLTLRGLTANDISKRINVPRPNINQHIYSNDKYKHYRERALVMRVKTTMDAVVSYLKKVNHIKETAETYLLDIVLNGNHYIGFSGSKWRTIVKPILIGISERFKLLNSEKQCQIIKEICRDGWTVLIDEFNTRCDAYLDGDNPFPPDDDQPSMPLH; this is encoded by the coding sequence ATGTCCGACATCAGGATTAAGGCATCTCAGATAAAAGAAATATTTTTTCCATCCAGCTTTCCAGGAAATAAAGCAAAATTAAAGCGCTTTTATGAGTATTATAAGCACCTTGAGGGTTACCCAGTAATTGAGAAGATTCGAGGAAATACTTACCGCCTCATCACCTACTACGAGAATTATTTGTTTTACAAAGCCAACTATCCAAATACATTTTTTGAATGCCAACTAAAATCATTTAATAACGACATTGAGCGATATCTAGAAGTGTTAAAACAATTATTTGACGGAAAGGCTACATCAAGCTTCGCAGATAGGTATGACATTATACAGCGATTAACTTTAAGGGGATTAACGGCCAATGACATTTCAAAACGTATTAATGTACCTCGACCTAATATTAATCAACATATATATAGCAATGATAAATACAAACATTACCGTGAAAGAGCGTTGGTTATGAGGGTAAAAACGACAATGGATGCCGTTGTTAGCTACCTAAAGAAAGTGAACCACATTAAGGAAACAGCTGAAACCTATTTACTTGATATAGTGCTCAATGGTAATCATTATATAGGCTTTTCAGGGAGTAAATGGAGGACGATTGTCAAGCCGATCCTGATCGGGATTTCAGAGCGTTTTAAGCTTTTAAACTCTGAAAAACAATGCCAGATCATAAAAGAAATATGCCGGGATGGTTGGACGGTTCTTATAGATGAATTTAATACTCGGTGCGATGCATATTTAGACGGAGATAACCCTTTTCCTCCTGATGATGACCAACCAAGTATGCCATTGCATTAA
- a CDS encoding EVE domain-containing protein, which translates to MLYYLDDHDKQNLRMLKRSNLKKIGWKEKDLEELLEKNMDRVFDEENLMPIFSERRFQEEPDIMALDHEGKLYIFELKRWASNSGNLLQVLRYGQIYGQKSYKELDRLFHKFNQNAKSLFEEHQEYFNLDKALSEKQFNSDQHFLIVTDGTDIRTRNAINYWKDTGLNIDSIVYRVYVTDAGEQLIEFNTYSPYQDVIEQEASNYILNTNYKRNPEAHEDMINQGKAAAYYSQWKTKIKRIQKNDKVFLYKSGKGIVAMGIGTGIVNKEEYEGKPDEEYNMKLEDFTILRSPLSAAKMKEITESNFMFNQTMFSVGKERGELIWRYIKDNCL; encoded by the coding sequence ATGCTTTATTACTTAGATGATCATGATAAACAAAATTTAAGGATGTTAAAAAGGTCAAACTTGAAAAAGATAGGTTGGAAGGAAAAAGATCTAGAAGAATTGCTGGAAAAAAATATGGATCGGGTATTCGATGAAGAAAACTTGATGCCGATTTTTTCTGAACGAAGATTCCAGGAAGAGCCGGATATTATGGCATTAGATCATGAGGGTAAATTGTATATTTTTGAGTTGAAAAGATGGGCCTCTAATTCTGGCAACCTGCTACAAGTTTTAAGGTATGGACAAATCTACGGTCAAAAAAGCTATAAAGAGTTAGATAGGTTATTTCATAAATTTAACCAAAATGCTAAGTCCCTTTTTGAAGAACATCAAGAATACTTTAATTTAGATAAGGCACTAAGTGAAAAACAATTTAATAGTGATCAGCACTTTTTAATTGTAACAGATGGAACAGATATAAGAACACGGAATGCGATTAATTATTGGAAGGATACAGGACTTAATATTGATTCCATTGTTTATCGCGTTTACGTTACGGACGCGGGTGAACAATTGATTGAATTTAACACTTATTCACCTTATCAGGATGTCATTGAACAAGAAGCGTCTAACTATATACTTAATACGAATTATAAAAGGAATCCCGAGGCACACGAGGATATGATTAATCAAGGCAAGGCTGCAGCGTATTATTCTCAATGGAAAACTAAAATTAAACGCATTCAAAAAAATGATAAAGTCTTTCTTTATAAAAGTGGAAAAGGCATTGTCGCCATGGGGATTGGGACTGGAATTGTTAATAAGGAAGAATACGAAGGAAAACCTGATGAAGAGTATAATATGAAGCTTGAAGATTTTACTATACTTCGATCTCCACTCAGTGCCGCAAAAATGAAAGAAATCACTGAATCCAACTTCATGTTCAACCAAACGATGTTTTCAGTTGGAAAAGAAAGAGGGGAATTAATCTGGAGATATATAAAGGATAATTGTTTGTAA
- a CDS encoding restriction endonuclease, translating into MTHKKVTRPQVQQFHSAVIDSKAKEGFFVTINDFTGKAYSYMLDKPIHLINGNQLLNMIEKFTKHTFEKYKGIKS; encoded by the coding sequence ATAACGCACAAAAAAGTAACAAGACCACAGGTTCAACAATTCCATAGTGCTGTTATTGATTCTAAGGCAAAAGAAGGATTTTTCGTTACAATCAATGACTTTACTGGTAAAGCCTATTCTTATATGTTAGACAAACCTATTCACTTAATTAATGGTAATCAGCTGCTTAACATGATTGAGAAATTCACCAAACATACTTTTGAAAAATATAAAGGAATTAAATCTTAG